Part of the Leptolyngbya sp. BL0902 genome, GGTTGAGGATAGCGGGCTGAAGCTGGGGGTGGGTTTGCCAGCGGTTAATAAAAATATGGCAGCAGCGGTTGAGGACGAAGCGGAAGTATTCCTCAATTTCTGGAGACGCCAAAATATTGTCTAGAGCGGTGAGGACGTCGCGGTCGGGGTAGCCAAAGCCATCAATAAACAGCGACTGAAATCGCCCAACCAGAACGTCGGGCGATTCGGATCCAACACAACCCAGCAGATGATTGTACAGGAACTCCTCATCTGCGGTAGTGATGCGGTGGTTGTGGGTTGCTTTAGTTTTCACGGGTTTACCGCCCTTGCCTGGGGATTACGACCCTGATTGGGATCTAGAGAGACGAAAACGAGACCATGGTGGAGGACTGAGGGAAATAGGGGACAGGTGGAAGATGCACAGGATGGCAGTGGAAAACCTCTAACTCTATCTAAGCGGAAAGTAGGGAACGGCTGCGTCAGTTTTTACACCAGATCACAGAGGCATCACACTCTAGGAGATTGCGTATTTTTTCGAGCAAGGTGAGGAAAGCATCCTATCCATGACGTCAAGGTTAGCCCAACACGAGGGTGGCTAGGACGACGGGGATGGACGACACCACGGGGAGTACCTGCGGTAGGTCTAAAACTCCGGTCGTTTCTGGTGTGCCCCCGTCAAACTTAACGCCCTATTCGTCTCTACAGGGGAGAAAACACGAATTCGAGATTGAGACCGTGATAACTTTACAATTAATCTGCTTTCTTTGCTAGCAATGTAAAGCACTGTGCCTTGGTAGGGAGAATCCCTGAGGATAGGATTAGGAATGACCGACGTAGCCTCCGTGGGCAGCTTAGCAAAGATTTTACAATCCCCCCTTCACGCGCTATCTCCAGCTATCTGGGAACAGAAGGTATCTAGCATTACTACGGATACCCGCGATTTACGGAAAGGAGCGCTATTTGTCGCCCTAGGGGGGGAACGCTTTGACGGCCATGATTTCCTGGAAACCGCCATGGCCCAGGGCGCGGTGGCAGCGGTGGTGCAGGTAGGTCGGGAACGGGCAGACTTTCCCTGCCTTGCGGTACCGGATACCCTAGCGGCCTATCAACGCCTAGGCCAGTGGTGGCGCGGTCAACAACGGGCCAAAATCGTGGCGGTAACGGGCTCCGTCGGCAAAACCACCACCAAGGAACTGATTGCCGCTGCCCTGGCCACCCAAGGCTCCGTCCTCAAAACCCAGGCCAACTACAACAACGACATCGGCGTGCCCAAAACGCTGCTCCAACTTCAGCCCGACCACGACTTTGGCGTGATTGAAATGGGTATGCGGGGGCCGGGGGAAATTGCGGTGCTGGCCCAGGTGGCTCAGCCCGATGTGGCGGTGATTACCAACGTGGGGACGGCCCACATTGGGCGACTGGGCTCAGAGCAAGCGATTGCCAATGCCAAGTGTGAGCTCTTGGCGGAGTTGTCTCCCCAGGGCATCGCCGTCCTCAACCACGACAATGATCGGCTGATGGCAACGGCGGCAGCGGTCTGGCCCGGTCGTACCCTCACCTTTGGCCTGGAGGGGGGGGATGTGCGCGGCACCCTGCGGGATGGCGATGTGCTGGAGGTGGACGGCGTAGCCCTGCCCCTGCCCCTGCCGGGACGGCATAACGCCCTCAACCTGCTGGCGGCGGTGGCGGTGATGCAAGCCCTCAACCTGGATTGGCGCGTGCTTCAGCAGGGGATGACCGTTGACCTGCCCCAGGGCCGTGCCCGCAGGATTGACCTCGGAAATGACATCCTGCTGCTGGATGAAACCTACAACGCCGGGTTTGAGTCCATGACTGCTGCCCTCCATCTGCTGGCCGAAACGCCGGGACAGCGGCACATTGCGGTACTGGGCACCATGAAGGAACTGGGCGATCAGTCTGTGTCTCTCCATCGGCGCGTGGGCGAAACCGTCCAGCACCTCAAAATTGATGCCCTGATCACCCTGGCGGATCCCGATGAAACCAGCGCCCTAGGGGCCGGAGCTGACGGTGTACCCACCACAGCCTTCGCCGACCATGATGCCCTGACGACCCACCTGCGAGACGTCTTGCGCCCTGGAGATCGGGTGTTGCTGAAGGCGTCCCGTTCCGTGGCCCTCGACCGGGTGGTAACGGCCCTTACCGCCAGCGCTATCTCCGCCTAGTCCTTGACCCCAGAATAGCTAACTTTCGCCAATCTCCCAGGGACAACCGCTAACCTAGCGCCGGAAGCTATCGGCATGGTTGAGGAACCAGGCGTAGGTTTTTTCGATGCCTGTTTTGAGGTCGATCTGGGCTTGCCAACCCGCTGCCCCCAGGCGGGACACATCCAGCAGCTTGCGGGGGGTGCCATCGGGTTTGGTGGTGTCAAACACCAGTTCCCCTTCGTAGCCCACCACGGCTTGAATGGTTTTTGCGAGTTCCTGAATGGACACTTCTTGCCCAGTGCCGACGTTGATAAATTCCATGTCGTTGTAGGTGTTCATCAAAAACACCAGGGCATTGGCCAGATCATCGACATAGAGAAATTCCCGCAGGGGCGTGCCCGTGCCCCACACCGTCACCGTGGGCTGATTCTGGAGCTTGGCCTCGTGGAATTTCCGCATCAGGGCGGGGAGGACGTGGGCATTTTCTAGGTGAAAGTTGTCGTTGGGGCCATAGAGGTTGGTGGGCATAGCCGAAATAAAGTTTGCCCCATACTGGCGGCGATAGTTTTCGCAGAGCTTGAGCCCCGCAATTTTGGCGATGGCGTAGGGTTCGTTGGTGGGCTCCAAAAAGCCCGTCAGCAGGTAGTCTTCCTTCATTGGCTGGGGGCACAGTTTGGGGTAAATGCAGGACGATCCCAGAAACAGCAGCTTTTTGACCCCGTGGCGGTGGGCGCTGTGGATCACATTGGCCGCCATCATCAGATTGTCGTACAAAAACTCGGCCCGGTAGATGTTGTTGGCCTGGATGCCGCCCACTCTAGCCGCCGCCAAAAAGACGTACTCCGGCTGTTCCTGGGCAAAAAAGGTCTCCACCGCTGCCTGACTTCGCAAATCTAAATCCTGGCTGGTGGGGAGCACCAGGTTGTGATGTCCCTGGGCCTGGAGTGCCCGCACCACCGCACTGCCTACTAATCCTCGGGCTCCGGCCACGTAGATTTTGGACGAGGCATCCATGGGCGTTGGGGCAAGGGAAGACGACATCGGCACATCCAAACAATACACTTTAGTTCAACTTTAAACCTCAAGCCCTATCGCCGTCGATTCACGAAGCTGGCGCTGGTTGGGGGTGATGGGGCTGTCCGCTGCTTCAAAAAATGGGCAAACTGCCTCACTAAGGCCGGATCTCGCCAGCCCCGTTCTACCTCCTGGGCCAGGATGGCAAGGGACTCTTCGATGGAAAAGGCGGGTTTGTAGGGGCGGGCATGGGTAAGAGCATCAAAAATATCAATGAGTTGAAACACCTGGGCTAGCCGAGGGATGGCGTCTCCCGTGAGGCCATCGGGGTAGCCGCTGCCGTCCCAGCGTTCGTGGTGGTGGCGAATGATGGGCACCACGCCGCCCAGGGTGCGGAGGGGCTGGCAGATGGACTCACCGATCAAAACATGCTGCTCCATGATCGCCCGCTCAGCCGGGGTGAAGGGGCCAGCCTTCAGCAAAATGTCATCGGGAATGCCCACCTTGCCGATGTCGTGCAGATACCCCGCCCAGGCTAAATTGCGAATGTGCTGGGGCGGCAGCTTTAGATATTGGCCAAATTCCTGGGCGAGAGTCACCAGTCGTTCGCAGTGATCGCCCGTATTGGGATCGCGGCTTTCGATGGTGCGGGCAATGGAGAACAGCACCTTTTCCGCATGATCGAGGTCTTCGTTTAGGCGCTTTTGGTGAATGAGCGACCTAGCCCGTGCCGACAGTTCCAGCGCATCAAAGGGCTTAGTAATAAAGTCATCGCCGCCCGCCTCAATGCCTTTCAGTCGGGCTTCTCGATCCTCCAAGGCCGTGACAAAAATAATCGGAATCAGCCGGGTCGCGTCGTTGCGCTTCAGCCGCCGACACACCTCATAGCCGTCTAGCCCCGGCATCATCACATCCAGCACAATCAAGTCTGGAGGGCACTGGGC contains:
- a CDS encoding UDP-N-acetylmuramoyl-tripeptide--D-alanyl-D-alanine ligase, encoding MTDVASVGSLAKILQSPLHALSPAIWEQKVSSITTDTRDLRKGALFVALGGERFDGHDFLETAMAQGAVAAVVQVGRERADFPCLAVPDTLAAYQRLGQWWRGQQRAKIVAVTGSVGKTTTKELIAAALATQGSVLKTQANYNNDIGVPKTLLQLQPDHDFGVIEMGMRGPGEIAVLAQVAQPDVAVITNVGTAHIGRLGSEQAIANAKCELLAELSPQGIAVLNHDNDRLMATAAAVWPGRTLTFGLEGGDVRGTLRDGDVLEVDGVALPLPLPGRHNALNLLAAVAVMQALNLDWRVLQQGMTVDLPQGRARRIDLGNDILLLDETYNAGFESMTAALHLLAETPGQRHIAVLGTMKELGDQSVSLHRRVGETVQHLKIDALITLADPDETSALGAGADGVPTTAFADHDALTTHLRDVLRPGDRVLLKASRSVALDRVVTALTASAISA
- a CDS encoding GDP-L-fucose synthase family protein, coding for MSSSLAPTPMDASSKIYVAGARGLVGSAVVRALQAQGHHNLVLPTSQDLDLRSQAAVETFFAQEQPEYVFLAAARVGGIQANNIYRAEFLYDNLMMAANVIHSAHRHGVKKLLFLGSSCIYPKLCPQPMKEDYLLTGFLEPTNEPYAIAKIAGLKLCENYRRQYGANFISAMPTNLYGPNDNFHLENAHVLPALMRKFHEAKLQNQPTVTVWGTGTPLREFLYVDDLANALVFLMNTYNDMEFINVGTGQEVSIQELAKTIQAVVGYEGELVFDTTKPDGTPRKLLDVSRLGAAGWQAQIDLKTGIEKTYAWFLNHADSFRR
- a CDS encoding HD domain-containing phosphohydrolase, giving the protein MPYSIDPSPPCVLVVDDHVPSRMTAVALLAVDGYHVEQADCGHAALSRIAQCPPDLIVLDVMMPGLDGYEVCRRLKRNDATRLIPIIFVTALEDREARLKGIEAGGDDFITKPFDALELSARARSLIHQKRLNEDLDHAEKVLFSIARTIESRDPNTGDHCERLVTLAQEFGQYLKLPPQHIRNLAWAGYLHDIGKVGIPDDILLKAGPFTPAERAIMEQHVLIGESICQPLRTLGGVVPIIRHHHERWDGSGYPDGLTGDAIPRLAQVFQLIDIFDALTHARPYKPAFSIEESLAILAQEVERGWRDPALVRQFAHFLKQRTAPSPPTSASFVNRRR